The segment CACTCGGATGAAGTCACCATAGCCTGCAAGTGAGGCTTCAGCTCAGCGATACGGGACATCGTTGCGAAGTTAGTGGAGTGAGCGGTGAAAGCTGGCTGGAGAATGTCGTTGCCGTAAGTGAACTTCCTCATGAGATTCAAGACGCCGATGTGGTTGTAGATGATCCTAGTGACGGTTCTCGCTTGCTCGATGATCTCTCTTATCCAGTCAACCTCCCCGAACTCCTCGAGCATCTTGTCCACGCAGTGTGCGGCGCATGGGACCCAGTAGAGAGAAGGATAGGCCTCCATCAGCTTCTTCCCTGCAGAGAGGTAATGATCTTCGCATTTGGTGATGACTTGGACAACGTTGGTGTCTCCTATCTCTTCAACCACCTCCTTAAGAAGCTCACACAGcttatcatcatcataatcagaTGCGTCGACGGATCTCAGGAACACTACTTTCTCCGGACAGTGAACCAAGAAGTTAAGCACTTTACGTCCTTTGTCTGAACTCGATTCATGTACCAAAACAGAACATCCTGTCTTCTTCCACATTGTTCTGCACTCATCGATATCTTTCTTCATTTCCTCTACACAGCTCTTCAAAATCCAACCTTTGAGGTCTTCGTTAGCAGGTAAAGAAACACCAAAACCACCAGAAACAATCGCGTCGACCAACGGCTGGAAATTAACAGAGCTAACAGCATCGAACTCAGCTCCTATATCAAACAAGAACCTCCCAATCGCCATGTGAACATCCGTCTTCTCACGTTGCGCAATGCTCTTAACGCTGCTAATAGCCACAGGGATGAGATTATCCATATCTCCACCGATCAAATCCTCAAACGCAGCAGCGTTCTTCCTACTCCTGTAAGTCCTCTGCTTCGTCCTCCCCGAGCTCTGTCCACCACCACCAGCTGCAGCAGCAACCACATCCCCGTTGTTGTTCACGTCAGAGCCTTCGACGCCCACCTGAGTAGTAGTCTCGGGAGGGAAGTAAGCTATAGGGAGAGGCTCGGCGCTAGACCTGCGCCTCTTCCTCTGGCGCCTCACGGTCCCGTCGATGCACTGCTGGAGGTAGAGACGGACGTCTTCGGGGACTTGGTCGCAGATTGTGCCTTGGCCTTTCTTGCCGGCGAGATGCTCTTTGACGCGGGTGATGCCGCCTCCTTTGAACATCTTCTTGCAGTAGAGACATCTCATCTGGACTCGGTCTCCGTATTTGTAGACCTCGCAGTGTTTCCATGCACTGTCTTGTTTCTGTGGTGTGAGAGCTACTGGCTCCAAATCTGAATCCATTATTCTCCCTACAAAGAGACACAACCAATGAAACATTTAGATCGAGGGAAAGAGACAGAACCGGTGAGGTTCTCAGATTtgtaataacaaaaaagaagaattaaACGAGCCTGTTTGGTTTGTAGGTTGTGACCGGGTTGGTTGGTCGGTTG is part of the Raphanus sativus cultivar WK10039 chromosome 5, ASM80110v3, whole genome shotgun sequence genome and harbors:
- the LOC108862665 gene encoding uncharacterized protein LOC108862665, producing the protein MDSDLEPVALTPQKQDSAWKHCEVYKYGDRVQMRCLYCKKMFKGGGITRVKEHLAGKKGQGTICDQVPEDVRLYLQQCIDGTVRRQRKRRRSSAEPLPIAYFPPETTTQVGVEGSDVNNNGDVVAAAAGGGGQSSGRTKQRTYRSRKNAAAFEDLIGGDMDNLIPVAISSVKSIAQREKTDVHMAIGRFLFDIGAEFDAVSSVNFQPLVDAIVSGGFGVSLPANEDLKGWILKSCVEEMKKDIDECRTMWKKTGCSVLVHESSSDKGRKVLNFLVHCPEKVVFLRSVDASDYDDDKLCELLKEVVEEIGDTNVVQVITKCEDHYLSAGKKLMEAYPSLYWVPCAAHCVDKMLEEFGEVDWIREIIEQARTVTRIIYNHIGVLNLMRKFTYGNDILQPAFTAHSTNFATMSRIAELKPHLQAMVTSSEWNECSYSKEAGGLAMTETINDEGFWKALTLANNITLPLLRVLRIVCSARRPGMGYVYAAVYRAKEAIKTHLVHREDYLIFWKIIDKWWQQQQQRLPLHAAGFYLNPKFFYNIGEEMRSEIHLAVVDCIEKLVPEDTIQEIVAKDINSYKNAVGIFGRNLAIRARDTMLPAEWWSTYGESCLNLSRFAIRLLSQTCSSLVGSGRILTPVEKVYEAKNSIERQRLSDLLFVQYNMRLRRLGVESGDENVDPLSQSNMELLEDWVSRNQVCIEGDGSSDWKSLESFKRTEVAAVNIDETEDLGTGFDDGEIFKGEKEVSDEGYFTNISEKLFT